The Coriobacteriia bacterium DNA window TCGAGCAAGGCCCGCGCGGCTGTGCCTCCTGTTACGATGATCTGAAGGTCGGCAGAGTTGGGCATCGCGGCAGCCACGGCGATCGTGCGGGTGAGATGACCCAAGCCGTCTGCAAGTGTGCCGGTGCACACGAATGCGACTCGCGACCCAGCCGCCTGCGGTCGGCTTTCGGACCCAGGAAGCATGGAGGAATCTAGCATAGGTCTTCCCAGGTTATCGGCTGGTACTTGGCGATTACGCTCGTGGGTTGGCGTCCCACAACGGCGCCCGCCTCGTTGGGCGCGAGCGGGCCCTCGGGTCGCACCACGAGGATGTCGGCCTCCGCCAGTGTCTCGCCTTGGGCTATGTCGCGCGCCGCATACACCGAGCGCCGGGCGCGCAGCTTGACCTCCTCCTCGGCGGGCAGCAGCTTCTCGGCGCGGGGCGTGCAGGCGCTATCGACGGATCGCACATCGCAAACGTAGCTCTTCAGGCCCTCGGGCTCCATTGCATACGAGTGGTCGAAGCCGGGAGCCGCGCGATCAAGCGTGAAGTGCTTCTCGACGCACGTCGCGCCCACGCCAACTGCAACCGCGGCGGCGAGATTGCTTTCAGTATGGTCAGAGAGGCCCACGGGCAGACCGAACTCCTGCTTCAGCGCGGCGAGGAAGCCCAGATTCATGTCCTCGAGCGCACACGGGTACACCGACACACAGTGCATGAGCACCACGTCGGTGTTACCGGTGGCCAGCACGTCGGAGACCGCTCGCTCTATCTCGCCTAGCGATGCCATGCCGGTCGAGATGACTACTCGCCGTCCAGTCTCAGCGCAGGCAACAAGGAGGCGAGAGTTGTTCAGATCACAGGAGGCGGTCTTGATGTAGGGGACGTCCAGCTCGTCGACGAGGGCGATGCCGCGGAGGTCAAACACGGTTGCCGTGAAGGGGATGCCGCTTGAGCGGCCGTACTCGGCGAGCTCGCGGTAGTCATCGTCTGAGAGCATCGCGGCGGCTCGCTGGATGAACACGGCGTTATCTTCGTAGTGACCATTGCGATAGAAACTGGGCAGGTAGAGGCCTTCGGGGTAGATGATCTGGAACTTGACGGTGTCGGCGCCTGCCGCTGCGGCGGTATCGACAAGACGCTTGGCTGTCGCGAGGTCGCCGCCGTGGTTGGTTCCTGCTTCAGCGATGATGTGGACTGACACGGGAGGTGGCCTCCTGATTGTAGGTGCCTAGCGTTCCGCGCAGTCTCGGACGGCCGCGGCGAAGCGCCTGAACCCGTCACTCATAACTGCGTACGACCGGTCCCAAGCAGGCTGAGCCGCCGCCCGGATGCCCGCAAGCTCGCCGAGGCGGTCATAGCGGTCCGCGACTGCAGCGACGATATCGTTCGTCTGTACCATGTCGATGTTCCACTCGCCGAATCCGATGGTGTCCATCAGGCTGAGAGCGCGCTCGTCGTAGCTGATCTTGATCGTTGGTACTCCGAAAGACAGGCACGGTATCGCCGCGTGCAGCCGGTACGTCACGCTCAGGTTGCATGCTCGCAGCATTGCGAGATAGGAGTACACGTCGCCCGTATAGACGTAGTCGATCGCATCAAAGGAGGCTGCGAACGCGACGTCGCGGTGGTCATGGCACAGCAGCCGGACATCCTCATGTCCGCGCGTCCGGAGGAAGTCGATCAGCCTGCATACGTCATCGTGGACTTCGGACTGCCTCCGCAGCGAAACGTTCATCAGCGCTGGATTCCTCACCGAAAGCAGAACGTCGGCCCTGTCCTTGCCGGTCAGCCTGGGAAGCCGGTCTTCGATGCGATTCAAGAAGCAGGTCGGGCACCCGCCCACGATCGTATCGGCGAATCCGATACTGCGCAGGTAGTCGCCTGTCGCGTTGTCCCTGGCCAGCGAGACCGACGCCTGCCTGTTGAGAGCGGCGACGGTCCCCTCGGGCATGACGTCCGTGCGGTCGGTCAGCTTTCCGTGTCGGTCGTATATCCGTCCGCGTGACAGGCTGAAGAGCATGAGCGGCACCTGCAGCGCTCCGAGGGCTTCGACGTTGACGTCGAGCTCGCCGTTCTCGTAGAGATTGCCGCCCCCAACAATCACGCCGTGCCCGTACTGATTGATCTCGTGGATGCTTCGAGCGGTGAGCCCGGCGTACGCAACGCTGTCGTACCGGGTGGTGGCAGGAATCGAGATGAGGTTAACGACTTCGCCAAAGGCCTCATACAGAAAGTGCTGCATCCCCGCATAGATCGCGTCGTTGCCGACGTTGTACCCCTTGGGTCGAATGCAGAAGAGGGTGGTCATCCAGGCCTCCGACGCTCACGGGTGAGCTCCAGCTGATGTGCATGTCACTTCAGGCGGGCGAGGGATTCCAGAGCCGGAGCCCACTTGCCGCGAAGCAGATTCTACCGCGCCAGCGGCCCTGATGCGCCGTCACGAGGATTCTGCCCTGGCTGCCGCTATGGAGCCCCATGTCGATCCGCTGGGATAGGGCGCGATCAAGGCGTGCAGATCCTGCCGCGAGTCGAGGAACCGCACGATGTCGGCAAGACGTATCCGCGGCGCATCTGCACGCAACGCGCCGTAGACGGTCCGGCATACGATCAGGTCCTCGGGGTAGTCCGCTGTGAGGCGGATGTCGCTGCGTCGAACGTCTTCCTCGCCGAGCAGTATCTGGACCTTGAAGTCATCGAGGTGCTCGCGCACGTACAGGCTGCACAGTTCGGAGCGGTGGCGTTGAGCGCCCTCACGATGAGAGGTCTCGAGTGCTTCAACGGTGAAGAGTTCGAACCCTGAGCCGACAGGAACCTCGGTCAGAACCGTCACATCGTTGGCATGCTCTATGTGCATCCTCCAGGAGTCAGCAAGGCGTTCCCAGTTGGTGAACGGCGACTCGGTCGTCAATCTGATAGCGTCTGTCCCACCGACCGCGTTCACGCATTGGATGAGCCGGGAAAGCACATCGTGCTCATCGCCGACGATGTAGGTGAGGTCCTGCAGTTCGGCGAACTCGATGAGCGCATCGTTGGCACGACCCTCAGCGATTCCTAAGACGACATCGGCCACCTCAGGTAGGCTGCGCAGCAAGTTGACTTGGTGCTGGAGTATTGGGACGCCAGCCTCGGCATCGAGGTTCTGCAAAGGCTTGCCATAGAGACGGCTGCCGGCTAGACGGCAGGCGAGAGTGGCGATCAGTCTCCGCATGAGAGGTCCTCAGCCGAAATCGGACGGTCGGTGTCCACGTCTATCGTGAGGCGACGACCGGTGGCTTCCTGGGGACGGTGAAGGAGACCGCGCGGGTCCTCCGGCGAGCGCTTCAGCATCACGTCGGCCGGGACTATGACGTGGCCAGCGGGCAGGTGGTTCGCAGCGACGACCACTTTGAGCGCCTTTCGCCTGTAGGCTTCCTCGGACTCGGACAGTTCCGTTGACGCGCTGCCGAGCGCTGGCTCGAGTTCGCGCAAGACCTTAACGAACTGGCTGAGCTCCTCAGGCGTGAGCGCGGACGCGCTGTCCACCAGATCAAGCTCGCGTTCGAGCGTCATGTGCTTCTCCAGCGTGACCGCTCCGACCGCCACTGCCATCAGCGGAATGTGCCAAGCGGCAGCACTCCTTCCGTCGCTGTGGTCCATGAACCCAAACCAGACGTCG harbors:
- a CDS encoding N-acetylneuraminate synthase family protein, encoding MSVHIIAEAGTNHGGDLATAKRLVDTAAAAGADTVKFQIIYPEGLYLPSFYRNGHYEDNAVFIQRAAAMLSDDDYRELAEYGRSSGIPFTATVFDLRGIALVDELDVPYIKTASCDLNNSRLLVACAETGRRVVISTGMASLGEIERAVSDVLATGNTDVVLMHCVSVYPCALEDMNLGFLAALKQEFGLPVGLSDHTESNLAAAVAVGVGATCVEKHFTLDRAAPGFDHSYAMEPEGLKSYVCDVRSVDSACTPRAEKLLPAEEEVKLRARRSVYAARDIAQGETLAEADILVVRPEGPLAPNEAGAVVGRQPTSVIAKYQPITWEDLC
- a CDS encoding polysaccharide pyruvyl transferase family protein gives rise to the protein MTTLFCIRPKGYNVGNDAIYAGMQHFLYEAFGEVVNLISIPATTRYDSVAYAGLTARSIHEINQYGHGVIVGGGNLYENGELDVNVEALGALQVPLMLFSLSRGRIYDRHGKLTDRTDVMPEGTVAALNRQASVSLARDNATGDYLRSIGFADTIVGGCPTCFLNRIEDRLPRLTGKDRADVLLSVRNPALMNVSLRRQSEVHDDVCRLIDFLRTRGHEDVRLLCHDHRDVAFAASFDAIDYVYTGDVYSYLAMLRACNLSVTYRLHAAIPCLSFGVPTIKISYDERALSLMDTIGFGEWNIDMVQTNDIVAAVADRYDRLGELAGIRAAAQPAWDRSYAVMSDGFRRFAAAVRDCAER
- a CDS encoding acylneuraminate cytidylyltransferase; translated protein: MRRLIATLACRLAGSRLYGKPLQNLDAEAGVPILQHQVNLLRSLPEVADVVLGIAEGRANDALIEFAELQDLTYIVGDEHDVLSRLIQCVNAVGGTDAIRLTTESPFTNWERLADSWRMHIEHANDVTVLTEVPVGSGFELFTVEALETSHREGAQRHRSELCSLYVREHLDDFKVQILLGEEDVRRSDIRLTADYPEDLIVCRTVYGALRADAPRIRLADIVRFLDSRQDLHALIAPYPSGSTWGSIAAARAESS